The DNA segment GCTCAAACAGAGCTGAAAGGAGAAAAGTCGGGTCGATTTGTCAAGTGAAATCTGAAAAACTGAATCGGAGATGGTTTATGACAGATAGACAGTCAACTGAATCCAAGAAGGGTGAAATTGAATTCAGACGAAAACTTGTCCAACAACAAGTTGATGGGAAATGTATCTTCCCGGATGAATTTGGCAGAATTGACATGGAGAGAATACTCGCAGACAGGATGAAAAAGACGGTTGACCAGATGACATTGCTAAGAAAGTGCGGGATTACTTTGTCTCCCTATGTTGAGATCGGTGCAGAGAGATGCCAGCGATCATTGGTTATGGAACATGATCTGAATGCCGCCGGTGCAGCCGTGGATATTTCTTACGATATGCTTAGGAGCTGTGATTACTACAGCGGAATCTTCGCGAGATCCAGACTTCCGTTGAGGGTATGCGGCGACGCAAACAGCTTGCCGTTTATGTCTGATTCTGTGCCTTTCGTGTTCTGCTACGAGACTCTTCATCATTTCCCTGATCCTGCACCAATCATAAAAGAGGTTTACAGAATACTCTCACCAGGTGGATGTTTCTTCTTTGACGAGGAGCCTTACAGGAGGACTCTTCACCTCAACCTGTATAAACGGAAGAAGGCATATTCAAGCGAATCTCTGAATAGAGGCAAGATTAGAAGGATCTTCGACCGCTTTTTCTCTCAGGTGAACTGTA comes from the Candidatus Eisenbacteria bacterium genome and includes:
- a CDS encoding class I SAM-dependent methyltransferase, which encodes MTDRQSTESKKGEIEFRRKLVQQQVDGKCIFPDEFGRIDMERILADRMKKTVDQMTLLRKCGITLSPYVEIGAERCQRSLVMEHDLNAAGAAVDISYDMLRSCDYYSGIFARSRLPLRVCGDANSLPFMSDSVPFVFCYETLHHFPDPAPIIKEVYRILSPGGCFFFDEEPYRRTLHLNLYKRKKAYSSESLNRGKIRRIFDRFFSQVNCNEVNHGVCENDSISIAVWRRALSCFEEKNVRLQSTKHIHSDLFSPQNQAQFLLAFLFGGQISGTCFKSGVNVECRSVQDVIVCPACIESGRELRLASVVRH